A region from the Citrobacter telavivensis genome encodes:
- a CDS encoding extracellular solute-binding protein, producing the protein MKMTLTSTLIASAVALATLSGAAHAKGRLVVYCSATNEMCEAETKAFGDKYDVKTSFIRNGSGSTLAKVDAEKKNPQADVWYGGTLDPQSQAGEMGLLQPYKSPNLEQVMEKFRDPAKVKGNLSSAVYVGILGFGVNTQRLKEKNLPVPKCWKDLTKPEYKGEIQIADPQSSGTAYTALATFAQLWGEDQAFDYLKQLNANVSQYTKSGIAPARNAARGETAIGIGFLHDYSLEKEQGAPLELISPCEGTGYEIGGVSILKGARNLDNAKLFVDWVLSKDAQELAWKKGKSYQILTNTTAETSPNSLKLDDLKLINYDMDKYGSTDVRKALINKWVSEVKMGK; encoded by the coding sequence ATGAAAATGACCCTTACCTCTACTCTGATTGCCTCCGCCGTTGCGCTGGCGACCTTATCGGGCGCGGCGCACGCCAAAGGTCGTCTGGTGGTCTATTGCAGCGCCACCAACGAGATGTGCGAAGCAGAAACCAAAGCCTTTGGCGATAAATATGACGTGAAAACGTCGTTTATCCGTAACGGCTCCGGCAGCACGCTGGCGAAGGTCGATGCCGAGAAGAAAAACCCACAGGCTGACGTCTGGTACGGCGGCACGCTGGACCCGCAGTCGCAGGCCGGTGAAATGGGTCTGCTGCAGCCGTACAAATCCCCGAACCTGGAACAGGTGATGGAGAAATTCCGCGATCCGGCGAAAGTGAAGGGCAACCTCTCGTCGGCGGTCTACGTGGGGATCCTCGGTTTCGGCGTCAACACCCAGCGCCTGAAAGAGAAAAATCTGCCGGTGCCGAAATGCTGGAAAGATCTGACCAAACCGGAATACAAAGGCGAAATTCAGATTGCCGACCCGCAAAGCTCCGGCACTGCCTACACCGCGCTGGCGACGTTTGCCCAGCTGTGGGGGGAAGATCAGGCCTTTGATTACCTGAAACAGCTGAACGCCAACGTCTCGCAGTACACCAAATCCGGTATTGCCCCGGCGCGTAACGCCGCCCGCGGTGAAACGGCCATCGGCATCGGCTTCCTGCACGACTACTCGCTGGAAAAAGAACAGGGCGCGCCGCTGGAGCTGATTTCTCCGTGTGAAGGTACTGGCTATGAGATCGGCGGCGTCAGCATCCTGAAAGGGGCACGCAACCTCGACAATGCCAAACTGTTCGTCGACTGGGTACTGTCGAAAGACGCACAGGAACTGGCATGGAAGAAAGGTAAGTCCTATCAGATCCTGACCAACACCACCGCCGAAACCTCGCCGAACTCGCTGAAACTCGACGACCTGAAGCTTATCAACTACGACATGGATAAATACGGCTCAACAGACGTCCGTAAGGCGCTGATCAATAAGTGGGTCAGCGAAGTGAAGATGGGTAAATAA